From the genome of Dryobates pubescens isolate bDryPub1 chromosome 5, bDryPub1.pri, whole genome shotgun sequence, one region includes:
- the NUMB gene encoding protein numb homolog isoform X9, translating into MNKLRQSFRRKKDVYVPEASRPHQWQTDEEGVRTGKCSFPVKYLGHVEVDESRGMHICEDAVKRLKSSGRKAVKAVLWVSADGLRVVDEKTKDLIVDQTIEKVSFCAPDRNFDRAFSYICRDGTTRRWICHCFMAVKDTGERLSHAVGCAFAACLERKQKREKECGVTATFDASRTTFTREGSFRVTTATEQAEREEIMRQMPDAKAAETEVKTVAPGAAPNSTAPSSGSPTSPTAEVAASLDKEMSNPHAIPRRHAPIEQLARQGSFRGFPALSQKMSPFKRQLSLRINELPSTVQRKTDFPMKNSVPEVEGETDSISALCSQITNTFSTPSEDPFSSAPMTKPVTVVAPQSPALRGTEWSSTSSGAASPSLFQGNHRRTPSEADRWLEEVSKTVRAQQQPTAAPAPAPAPQPLLQPPPAASQPAAPAFPVSTFVAPQPVPVGVVPPLQPAFIPAQPYAVANGMTYAAPSVPVVGITPSQMVANVFGTASHTPAAHPHQSPSLVKQQTFPQYESSSATTSPFFNPPAQHNGSAAFNGVEGGKWAAEDKHSQPPAAAPQVDPFEAQWAALESKAKQRTNPSPTNPFSSDLQKTFEIEL; encoded by the exons TACTTGGGACATGTTGAAGTGGATGAATCCAGAGGAATGCATATCTGTGAGGATGCTGTGAAGAGACTGAAATCT TCTGGGAGGAAAGCCGTTAAAGCAGTCCTGTGGGTCTCGGCGGATGGACTCCGAGTGGTAGATGAGAAAACAAAG gATCTTATAGTTGATCAGACAATAGAGAAGGTTTCTTTCTGCGCACCAGACAGGAACTTCGACCGGGCGTTCTCCTACATCTGCCGAGATGGCACAACGAGACGCTGGATATGTCACTGCTTTATGGCCGTGAAGGACACG GGGGAAAGGTTGAGTCATGCCGTGGGCTGTGCATTTGCAGCATGCCTGGAGCGAAAGCAGAAGCGAGAGAAGGAGTGTGGAGTGACTGCCACCTTTGATGCCAGCAGAACCACATTCACTAGAGAGGGATCATTCAGGGTCACTACAGCTACTGaacaagcagagagagaggaaattaTGAGACAGATGCCAGATGCTAAAG cagctgaaacAGAAGTGAAAACGGTAGCACCAGGTGCTGCACCAAACAGTACTGCCCCCTCTTCTGGCTCGCCCACCTCTCCTACTGCTGAAGTCGCTGCCTCTCTGGACAAGGAAATGAGCAATCCCCACGCTATTCCACGGAGGCACGCCCCTATAGAACAGCTTGCCAGGCAAGGGTCTTTCAGGGGCttccctgccctgagccaaaAGATGTCACCTTTTAAACGCCAGCTGTCTTTGCGAATAAATGAGCTGCCTTCAACAGTGCAAAGGAAGACCGATTTCCCCATGAAAAATTCAG TCCCTGAGGTAGAAGGGGAAACGGACAGCATTAGTGCCCTGTGCTCTCAGATCACCAATACTTTCAGCACACCATCAGAAGATCCTTTCTCTTCAGCCCCCATGACAAAACCAGTGACAGTAGTCGCACCCCAGTCTCCTGCCCTTCGAG GCACTGAATGGAGCAGCACCTCctcaggtgcagcctcaccaagtCTCTTCCAAGGAAATCACAGACGTACTCCCTCAGAAGCAGACCGCTGGTTGGAAGAGGTCTCAAAGACTGTCAGAGCCCAACAGCAAccaactgcagcccctgctccagccccagctccacagccactactacagcctcctccagcagcttcccagccagcagcaccagccttCCCAGTCAGCACCTTCGTTGCgcctcagcctgtgccggtgGGTGTGGTaccacccctgcagccagcgTTTATTCCCGCTCAGCCCTACGCTGTGGCAAATGGGATGACCTATGCAGCCCCAAGCGTCCCTGTGGTCGGAATCACACCTTCCCAGATGGTAGCCAACGTCTTTGGTACTGCAAGCCACACTCCGGCCGCCCACCCGCATCAGTCGCCCAGTCTTGTCAAACAGCAGACGTTCCCTCAGTACGAAAGCAGCAGCGCTACCACCAGCCCCTTCTTCAACCCTCCTGCGCAGCACAACGGCTCTGCAGCCTTCAACGGAGTCGAGGGTGGCAAATGGGCTGCAGAGGACAAGCATTCGCAGCCCCCCGCTGCCGCTCCACAGGTAGATCCCTTTGAAGCACAGTgggcagccctggagagcaAGGCCAAGCAGCGCACTAATCCCTCTCCAACTAACCCCTTCTCAAGTGATTTACAGAAGACATTTGAGATTGAACTTTAA
- the NUMB gene encoding protein numb homolog isoform X8 produces MNKLRQSFRRKKDVYVPEASRPHQWQTDEEGVRTGKCSFPVKYLGHVEVDESRGMHICEDAVKRLKSERKFFKGFFGKSGRKAVKAVLWVSADGLRVVDEKTKDLIVDQTIEKVSFCAPDRNFDRAFSYICRDGTTRRWICHCFMAVKDTGERLSHAVGCAFAACLERKQKREKECGVTATFDASRTTFTREGSFRVTTATEQAEREEIMRQMPDAKAAETEVKTVAPGAAPNSTAPSSGSPTSPTAEVAASLDKEMSNPHAIPRRHAPIEQLARQGSFRGFPALSQKMSPFKRQLSLRINELPSTVQRKTDFPMKNSVPEVEGETDSISALCSQITNTFSTPSEDPFSSAPMTKPVTVVAPQSPALRGTEWSSTSSGAASPSLFQGNHRRTPSEADRWLEEVSKTVRAQQQPTAAPAPAPAPQPLLQPPPAASQPAAPAFPVSTFVAPQPVPVGVVPPLQPAFIPAQPYAVANGMTYAAPSVPVVGITPSQMVANVFGTASHTPAAHPHQSPSLVKQQTFPQYESSSATTSPFFNPPAQHNGSAAFNGVEGGKWAAEDKHSQPPAAAPQVDPFEAQWAALESKAKQRTNPSPTNPFSSDLQKTFEIEL; encoded by the exons TACTTGGGACATGTTGAAGTGGATGAATCCAGAGGAATGCATATCTGTGAGGATGCTGTGAAGAGACTGAAATCT GAAAGGAAGTTCTTCAAAGGCTTCTTTGGAAAA TCTGGGAGGAAAGCCGTTAAAGCAGTCCTGTGGGTCTCGGCGGATGGACTCCGAGTGGTAGATGAGAAAACAAAG gATCTTATAGTTGATCAGACAATAGAGAAGGTTTCTTTCTGCGCACCAGACAGGAACTTCGACCGGGCGTTCTCCTACATCTGCCGAGATGGCACAACGAGACGCTGGATATGTCACTGCTTTATGGCCGTGAAGGACACG GGGGAAAGGTTGAGTCATGCCGTGGGCTGTGCATTTGCAGCATGCCTGGAGCGAAAGCAGAAGCGAGAGAAGGAGTGTGGAGTGACTGCCACCTTTGATGCCAGCAGAACCACATTCACTAGAGAGGGATCATTCAGGGTCACTACAGCTACTGaacaagcagagagagaggaaattaTGAGACAGATGCCAGATGCTAAAG cagctgaaacAGAAGTGAAAACGGTAGCACCAGGTGCTGCACCAAACAGTACTGCCCCCTCTTCTGGCTCGCCCACCTCTCCTACTGCTGAAGTCGCTGCCTCTCTGGACAAGGAAATGAGCAATCCCCACGCTATTCCACGGAGGCACGCCCCTATAGAACAGCTTGCCAGGCAAGGGTCTTTCAGGGGCttccctgccctgagccaaaAGATGTCACCTTTTAAACGCCAGCTGTCTTTGCGAATAAATGAGCTGCCTTCAACAGTGCAAAGGAAGACCGATTTCCCCATGAAAAATTCAG TCCCTGAGGTAGAAGGGGAAACGGACAGCATTAGTGCCCTGTGCTCTCAGATCACCAATACTTTCAGCACACCATCAGAAGATCCTTTCTCTTCAGCCCCCATGACAAAACCAGTGACAGTAGTCGCACCCCAGTCTCCTGCCCTTCGAG GCACTGAATGGAGCAGCACCTCctcaggtgcagcctcaccaagtCTCTTCCAAGGAAATCACAGACGTACTCCCTCAGAAGCAGACCGCTGGTTGGAAGAGGTCTCAAAGACTGTCAGAGCCCAACAGCAAccaactgcagcccctgctccagccccagctccacagccactactacagcctcctccagcagcttcccagccagcagcaccagccttCCCAGTCAGCACCTTCGTTGCgcctcagcctgtgccggtgGGTGTGGTaccacccctgcagccagcgTTTATTCCCGCTCAGCCCTACGCTGTGGCAAATGGGATGACCTATGCAGCCCCAAGCGTCCCTGTGGTCGGAATCACACCTTCCCAGATGGTAGCCAACGTCTTTGGTACTGCAAGCCACACTCCGGCCGCCCACCCGCATCAGTCGCCCAGTCTTGTCAAACAGCAGACGTTCCCTCAGTACGAAAGCAGCAGCGCTACCACCAGCCCCTTCTTCAACCCTCCTGCGCAGCACAACGGCTCTGCAGCCTTCAACGGAGTCGAGGGTGGCAAATGGGCTGCAGAGGACAAGCATTCGCAGCCCCCCGCTGCCGCTCCACAGGTAGATCCCTTTGAAGCACAGTgggcagccctggagagcaAGGCCAAGCAGCGCACTAATCCCTCTCCAACTAACCCCTTCTCAAGTGATTTACAGAAGACATTTGAGATTGAACTTTAA
- the NUMB gene encoding protein numb homolog isoform X4: MNKLRQSFRRKKDVYVPEASRPHQWQTDEEGVRTGKCSFPVKYLGHVEVDESRGMHICEDAVKRLKSSGRKAVKAVLWVSADGLRVVDEKTKDLIVDQTIEKVSFCAPDRNFDRAFSYICRDGTTRRWICHCFMAVKDTGERLSHAVGCAFAACLERKQKREKECGVTATFDASRTTFTREGSFRVTTATEQAEREEIMRQMPDAKAAETEVKTVAPGAAPNSTAPSSGSPTSPTAEVAASLDKEMSNPHAIPRRHAPIEQLARQGSFRGFPALSQKMSPFKRQLSLRINELPSTVQRKTDFPMKNSVPEVEGETDSISALCSQITNTFSTPSEDPFSSAPMTKPVTVVAPQSPALRVNGTASAFCVLAAKPSQAAVVSTAMPVRETNPWAHAPAANTGAAAVVAGTEWSSTSSGAASPSLFQGNHRRTPSEADRWLEEVSKTVRAQQQPTAAPAPAPAPQPLLQPPPAASQPAAPAFPVSTFVAPQPVPVGVVPPLQPAFIPAQPYAVANGMTYAAPSVPVVGITPSQMVANVFGTASHTPAAHPHQSPSLVKQQTFPQYESSSATTSPFFNPPAQHNGSAAFNGVEGGKWAAEDKHSQPPAAAPQVDPFEAQWAALESKAKQRTNPSPTNPFSSDLQKTFEIEL, encoded by the exons TACTTGGGACATGTTGAAGTGGATGAATCCAGAGGAATGCATATCTGTGAGGATGCTGTGAAGAGACTGAAATCT TCTGGGAGGAAAGCCGTTAAAGCAGTCCTGTGGGTCTCGGCGGATGGACTCCGAGTGGTAGATGAGAAAACAAAG gATCTTATAGTTGATCAGACAATAGAGAAGGTTTCTTTCTGCGCACCAGACAGGAACTTCGACCGGGCGTTCTCCTACATCTGCCGAGATGGCACAACGAGACGCTGGATATGTCACTGCTTTATGGCCGTGAAGGACACG GGGGAAAGGTTGAGTCATGCCGTGGGCTGTGCATTTGCAGCATGCCTGGAGCGAAAGCAGAAGCGAGAGAAGGAGTGTGGAGTGACTGCCACCTTTGATGCCAGCAGAACCACATTCACTAGAGAGGGATCATTCAGGGTCACTACAGCTACTGaacaagcagagagagaggaaattaTGAGACAGATGCCAGATGCTAAAG cagctgaaacAGAAGTGAAAACGGTAGCACCAGGTGCTGCACCAAACAGTACTGCCCCCTCTTCTGGCTCGCCCACCTCTCCTACTGCTGAAGTCGCTGCCTCTCTGGACAAGGAAATGAGCAATCCCCACGCTATTCCACGGAGGCACGCCCCTATAGAACAGCTTGCCAGGCAAGGGTCTTTCAGGGGCttccctgccctgagccaaaAGATGTCACCTTTTAAACGCCAGCTGTCTTTGCGAATAAATGAGCTGCCTTCAACAGTGCAAAGGAAGACCGATTTCCCCATGAAAAATTCAG TCCCTGAGGTAGAAGGGGAAACGGACAGCATTAGTGCCCTGTGCTCTCAGATCACCAATACTTTCAGCACACCATCAGAAGATCCTTTCTCTTCAGCCCCCATGACAAAACCAGTGACAGTAGTCGCACCCCAGTCTCCTGCCCTTCGAG TTaatggcactgcctctgccttctGTGTGCTTGCTGCTAAACCATcccaagctgctgtagtgtccACAGCTATGCCCGTTCGTGAAACCAATCCTTGGGCTCATGCTCCTGCTGCTAAtactggagctgcagctgtggttgcTG GCACTGAATGGAGCAGCACCTCctcaggtgcagcctcaccaagtCTCTTCCAAGGAAATCACAGACGTACTCCCTCAGAAGCAGACCGCTGGTTGGAAGAGGTCTCAAAGACTGTCAGAGCCCAACAGCAAccaactgcagcccctgctccagccccagctccacagccactactacagcctcctccagcagcttcccagccagcagcaccagccttCCCAGTCAGCACCTTCGTTGCgcctcagcctgtgccggtgGGTGTGGTaccacccctgcagccagcgTTTATTCCCGCTCAGCCCTACGCTGTGGCAAATGGGATGACCTATGCAGCCCCAAGCGTCCCTGTGGTCGGAATCACACCTTCCCAGATGGTAGCCAACGTCTTTGGTACTGCAAGCCACACTCCGGCCGCCCACCCGCATCAGTCGCCCAGTCTTGTCAAACAGCAGACGTTCCCTCAGTACGAAAGCAGCAGCGCTACCACCAGCCCCTTCTTCAACCCTCCTGCGCAGCACAACGGCTCTGCAGCCTTCAACGGAGTCGAGGGTGGCAAATGGGCTGCAGAGGACAAGCATTCGCAGCCCCCCGCTGCCGCTCCACAGGTAGATCCCTTTGAAGCACAGTgggcagccctggagagcaAGGCCAAGCAGCGCACTAATCCCTCTCCAACTAACCCCTTCTCAAGTGATTTACAGAAGACATTTGAGATTGAACTTTAA
- the NUMB gene encoding protein numb homolog isoform X3, which translates to MNKLRQSFRRKKDVYVPEASRPHQWQTDEEGVRTGKCSFPVKYLGHVEVDESRGMHICEDAVKRLKSERKFFKGFFGKSGRKAVKAVLWVSADGLRVVDEKTKDLIVDQTIEKVSFCAPDRNFDRAFSYICRDGTTRRWICHCFMAVKDTGERLSHAVGCAFAACLERKQKREKECGVTATFDASRTTFTREGSFRVTTATEQAEREEIMRQMPDAKAAETEVKTVAPGAAPNSTAPSSGSPTSPTAEVAASLDKEMSNPHAIPRRHAPIEQLARQGSFRGFPALSQKMSPFKRQLSLRINELPSTVQRKTDFPMKNSVPEVEGETDSISALCSQITNTFSTPSEDPFSSAPMTKPVTVVAPQSPALRVNGTASAFCVLAAKPSQAAVVSTAMPVRETNPWAHAPAANTGAAAVVAGTEWSSTSSGAASPSLFQGNHRRTPSEADRWLEEVSKTVRAQQQPTAAPAPAPAPQPLLQPPPAASQPAAPAFPVSTFVAPQPVPVGVVPPLQPAFIPAQPYAVANGMTYAAPSVPVVGITPSQMVANVFGTASHTPAAHPHQSPSLVKQQTFPQYESSSATTSPFFNPPAQHNGSAAFNGVEGGKWAAEDKHSQPPAAAPQVDPFEAQWAALESKAKQRTNPSPTNPFSSDLQKTFEIEL; encoded by the exons TACTTGGGACATGTTGAAGTGGATGAATCCAGAGGAATGCATATCTGTGAGGATGCTGTGAAGAGACTGAAATCT GAAAGGAAGTTCTTCAAAGGCTTCTTTGGAAAA TCTGGGAGGAAAGCCGTTAAAGCAGTCCTGTGGGTCTCGGCGGATGGACTCCGAGTGGTAGATGAGAAAACAAAG gATCTTATAGTTGATCAGACAATAGAGAAGGTTTCTTTCTGCGCACCAGACAGGAACTTCGACCGGGCGTTCTCCTACATCTGCCGAGATGGCACAACGAGACGCTGGATATGTCACTGCTTTATGGCCGTGAAGGACACG GGGGAAAGGTTGAGTCATGCCGTGGGCTGTGCATTTGCAGCATGCCTGGAGCGAAAGCAGAAGCGAGAGAAGGAGTGTGGAGTGACTGCCACCTTTGATGCCAGCAGAACCACATTCACTAGAGAGGGATCATTCAGGGTCACTACAGCTACTGaacaagcagagagagaggaaattaTGAGACAGATGCCAGATGCTAAAG cagctgaaacAGAAGTGAAAACGGTAGCACCAGGTGCTGCACCAAACAGTACTGCCCCCTCTTCTGGCTCGCCCACCTCTCCTACTGCTGAAGTCGCTGCCTCTCTGGACAAGGAAATGAGCAATCCCCACGCTATTCCACGGAGGCACGCCCCTATAGAACAGCTTGCCAGGCAAGGGTCTTTCAGGGGCttccctgccctgagccaaaAGATGTCACCTTTTAAACGCCAGCTGTCTTTGCGAATAAATGAGCTGCCTTCAACAGTGCAAAGGAAGACCGATTTCCCCATGAAAAATTCAG TCCCTGAGGTAGAAGGGGAAACGGACAGCATTAGTGCCCTGTGCTCTCAGATCACCAATACTTTCAGCACACCATCAGAAGATCCTTTCTCTTCAGCCCCCATGACAAAACCAGTGACAGTAGTCGCACCCCAGTCTCCTGCCCTTCGAG TTaatggcactgcctctgccttctGTGTGCTTGCTGCTAAACCATcccaagctgctgtagtgtccACAGCTATGCCCGTTCGTGAAACCAATCCTTGGGCTCATGCTCCTGCTGCTAAtactggagctgcagctgtggttgcTG GCACTGAATGGAGCAGCACCTCctcaggtgcagcctcaccaagtCTCTTCCAAGGAAATCACAGACGTACTCCCTCAGAAGCAGACCGCTGGTTGGAAGAGGTCTCAAAGACTGTCAGAGCCCAACAGCAAccaactgcagcccctgctccagccccagctccacagccactactacagcctcctccagcagcttcccagccagcagcaccagccttCCCAGTCAGCACCTTCGTTGCgcctcagcctgtgccggtgGGTGTGGTaccacccctgcagccagcgTTTATTCCCGCTCAGCCCTACGCTGTGGCAAATGGGATGACCTATGCAGCCCCAAGCGTCCCTGTGGTCGGAATCACACCTTCCCAGATGGTAGCCAACGTCTTTGGTACTGCAAGCCACACTCCGGCCGCCCACCCGCATCAGTCGCCCAGTCTTGTCAAACAGCAGACGTTCCCTCAGTACGAAAGCAGCAGCGCTACCACCAGCCCCTTCTTCAACCCTCCTGCGCAGCACAACGGCTCTGCAGCCTTCAACGGAGTCGAGGGTGGCAAATGGGCTGCAGAGGACAAGCATTCGCAGCCCCCCGCTGCCGCTCCACAGGTAGATCCCTTTGAAGCACAGTgggcagccctggagagcaAGGCCAAGCAGCGCACTAATCCCTCTCCAACTAACCCCTTCTCAAGTGATTTACAGAAGACATTTGAGATTGAACTTTAA